CTAAAAATTAAAAAATCTGCATTTTTTATGTGGTTCGGTAATCATTATTAGCTAAGTAACAAAAACCGAATTTACACTACTCCTATTGTTGAATAATATAAAAACAAAGCAGGTAATTAAACCTGAGTTGAAAAAATATTCATCATACTACATTCGAGGTAGAGATTATGACACTAGTACGTTGGAACCCTTGGCAAGAATTTAATGCGATACAGCGTCAAATCAATAGTCTATTTGATGAAGATACGCTGCCTTCTACATTTTCAGATAGAAGCTTTTCCAGAGTTCCCGCTGCTGAGTTAAAAGAGACTGAAGATGCAATTCATCTAAAAGTAGAACTTCCTGGAATTGAAGCTAAAGACCTGGATTTACAAGTCACAGAAAATTCCGTATACCTTAGCGGTGAACGGAAATCTGAAGCTAAAACAGAAGATAAA
This region of Nostoc sp. UHCC 0302 genomic DNA includes:
- a CDS encoding Hsp20/alpha crystallin family protein; this encodes MTLVRWNPWQEFNAIQRQINSLFDEDTLPSTFSDRSFSRVPAAELKETEDAIHLKVELPGIEAKDLDLQVTENSVYLSGERKSEAKTEDKGVIKSEFHYGKFQRVIPLPTRIQNTNVTADYKDGILNLTLPKAEEEKNKVVKVNLASAN